The Candidatus Phytoplasma asteris DNA segment CCATACTTTAGGAGATGCCCACATTTATTCCAATCACCTTGCACAAGTTCAGACCCAAATTCAAAGAACTCCTAAAAAATTACCTCAAATGATTTTAAATCCTGACATCAAAAATATTGATGATTTTAAATTTAGTGATTTTACTTTGCAAAATTATCAATGTGATGGCATTTTGAAAGGCGATATTGCTGTATGATTAATTTAATTACTGCCTTTGACGGCAATTATTTGATTGGCAAAGACAACAAACTACCTTGGCATTATTCCCAAGATTTACAATATTTTAAAAAAATTACCCTTAATCAAAATGTTTTAATGGGGTATGAAACTTATAAATCCTTAAAAAATTATTTCAAAAATAAGCCCTTTAATTTTAAAAAAACTTATGTAGCATCTTTAAAACATGATTTGGAATTGCCTAATTGTACTGTTGTTTCTGATTTGCAATCCTTCATGGCAAGTGATGCTGCCCAAGATATTTTTATTATTGGTGGAGGAAAAATCTATCAACAAACCCTACCTTGGGTAACAACTTTATACATCACCCACATTTTACAAAGACATCAAGGAAATGTTTTTTTTCCCAAAATTGACTTATCACAATACCAATTAATCCAAAAAGAAATTCACCCACAATTAATTTTTGCCATTTATCAAAAGAAATTAGATACGCCCAAATGTTAACTTTTATTTTTGTTGTCGTTTGGCTAACATTTGTTTTTTTGCAAACTTCCAAAACTATGCTAGTTGATTTTTCTTTTTGCTACAAACTGCCAGTTAATTTAATTTTGGGCTTGTTGTTGGCTTTTTTAATAACGTTTATAATTTTGGTTTTTTGCCTCGTTTTAATGACTTTTTCCCCCCCTAATCATTATTTTAAAGGATTTGTTTCGCGTAGTTTGTCGCGTTTTGTCAACCGTTTTTTAAGAATTAAAGTAGTAGTTCAAAATCCTCATTTAATCCCTTCAAAAGAAAATGTTGTTATTTATGCCAATCACAAGTCATACACCGATCCTTTTGTTATTACAAGCGTTATTCCAAGAACTTTATCATTTGCTCCCAAACAAAATTTTAATTGTTTTTTTGGAACTGCATGGTTTTTAAAATTAGCTTTTTTATCTTTGGATTGTATGGTAATCTCAAGGGATGATATCAGAAAAACTGCCCAAAATTTAATAAAGGCAGTGCCTAAAGTTAAAAATGGTATGGCAATGGTAGTTTTTCCTGAGGGAGGCATTAAAGATAGAAATAACGAACAAGCAATGCCACTTTTAGGAGGGGCTTTTAAAATTGCTTGCAAAAGTAAATCTTCTATTTTGCCTTTAACTATCAAAGGAGCCAGTCAAATCAAAAATAATCGTTTTTGGCAAAAAAAAGTAGTAGAAATAATTATTCATCCTCCTTTAAAATACGATCATTATTGCAATACAAATATGCATCAAGTAGCTATTGATGTGCAAAATATTATCAACTCTAGTTTTAATTAAAATAATTATATTTTAACTTATTTTGATGTTATAATAAAATAGATGCTTAAAGAAATGCATAAAAAAGAAATATTTTTTAATAAAGAAAGGTTTTATAATATGATTATTTTTAAAACAACTGCTTATTTTAATCCCCATTTAGATGATTTATGTTTTTTTGAAGAAAAAGAAGGAATCACTAAAAAATTAGTTTCAGCTTTAGAACCAAGTAACAAACAATCAGGACCTGTTGATTTATTTTGTCTTTCTTGGGCAATTTGTTTTTATAAAACTTCTAAAAAGATTTTAGCAGAACAAGACTATACAAATAAAGATTTAAAAGTAAAAGTAACTTTAGAAATGCAAAAAGATGATAAAGGTTTTTATTTTAAACCTACTGCTATTTTAGGAATTCAAGATATGACGCTGGAACAAACTGAAATAATCGCAGATGCAACTCATAAAAGATGCCCTATTTCTCGTTTAATTAGTGCTGATGAAAATGTTTCTGTTAAAGTTTCAAATTACAATGAATTGATTACAGAATAAAATTTTTCATGATATAATAAAAAAACACCTTTTAAAGGTGTTTTTTTATTATATAACTTTGAAATTATAAATGTTTAAATGATCAAAATTATTCATGGTAAATTTTTTTTAAATCTTTATTTTTGTGAATAATTTTTTTTATTAAAGGGTTAAAAACATAATTATTATATTTAGCATCCGAAACTATTTCTTTTAAAAAAATGATATTCAATTGTAATAAATTTTTGGTAATGTTGGCATCTTTTGTCAAGGGAAAAGTTTTGTGAGGATTTTGCAAAAAACTTTTTAATATTTCTTGTTCTAAATTGCTACAAGACAATAAATAATTTATAATTTTGTTTTTAACATTTTTGCGATAAAAATAATTCATTATAAAAATAACTAAAAGACAAATAAAAACAATAAAAATAAATTTAAAAAAGATACTTTCAAACATTATTTTATTTGCCTTGTTTCATGCTGTTCATAATTTGACGAATTTGTTTTTCAGAAGGGGTACGACCCATTTGGCGAAACATTTCTTTGATTTGTTTTTCACTGATGGGAGGATTTTGTTGTAAATGTTTTTTAAACCAATGAAACATTAAAAAAGCTCCTAAAACCCCGCCTAATAAAAATCCTATAATTGGATTTACATATAACCAAATATTGTTCATTTTGAACTCCTTTTTTCTTTTTCTTTTTTGTTTTTTCTTTCCTTGGTGAAAGTCTAAATTTTTTGATAAAATTGAATTTTTTTATTACCGTATTGTTTTTCTTTTTGTAAAACAAATTCTTTAATTTGTGTAGGCAAAACAATTTTGCGATGTAATTCACAAATAATAATGCTATTTTGATGTGTTAATTTGTCTAAATATTCAAAAGCAGGTAAATAAAAATCTTTAAAATAAGGAGGGTCTAAAATAATAAAATCAAAAATCAAGTTGGCTTTTTGGAATTTTTTTAAAGCTTGAATAAAATGACCATAAAAAATAATGCTTTGTTCTAAATCCAGTTTTAATTTTTGGTGGTTTTCTTTTAAGGTTTGAAAAGCTTTTAATGAAGCATCCACAAAATAGGCTTGTTTAGCATCTCTGCTTAAAGCCTCAAAACCATAAGAACCGTTGCCTGCAAATAAATCTAAAAAGATTTTGTTTTGGAATGAGGCTCCCAAAGTATTAAAAATAGATTCTTTGACCAAAGAGCTAGTGGCTTTGGTTTGAGGTGATGGCACTAGTTTGATTTTGTGTCCTTTGAATTTTCCTCCGATGATAATTGTTGTCTTTGTCATGAAAATATTTTTCTTTTGATGGAGTTTTTCAAAGAGGATAAAATTTCTTGGTAATTGTAAGGCAAAGGGGATCCTTTTTGGCTGAAATAATCAAAATTACTTTTAAGAAGTTCATATATGGCTTGATTGAGGTTAAAGTAGGCTAGCTTTTGAAAATATTTTATTTGGGAAAAATTTCGTTGAGGTTCTAATTTGTCACTTAACAATACAATTTTATCGCAATAATTCATTTTTTTATCACCCCAAACATGTTTTTTGATGGCATTAAGAATAGTGACATTTGTGATGCCAAATTCTTTTTTTAAGATGTTTGCAGCAGATAGAGCGTGAAAAATAGCAGGCGTTTTGCTGTATTTTTGGATATTGGCTTGAGTAAGATAGGGTTTTTGTTGTTCTAAGGTGTCGTTTTTGGTGTAATCATGAAATAAAGCTGCAATTTGAATAGGCAACAAAGGTTTGTTATAATGTCTTGCCATTTTGGTAGCAGTGCGATAAACTCTTATAGTGTGTTCTAACAGCAAAGGATAGTTTTTTAATTTAGTTTCGACAGCTTGACGAATTTTGTGTAACAACATATTATTTTCATTTTTCTTCAAAGTCTTGAAATTTTTTTTTCCAAAGGTGATAATCTTGTTTTTTGAGATTGGTTAAAAACTTTTTTTCACGATAAAAACGATTGAATTTGGTAAACGCGCTTTCTTGAAAGCGATTTAGGGGTTTTACCAATAAAGAACAAAAACCTGCTTGATTAGCTCCTTTGATATCTGTTTGAAGTTGGTCTCCTATCATCAACATTTGTGTGGTTTCCAATTTGAGAAGTTGGCATGCTTTTTGAAAAGCTGTAGGGGATGGTTTTTTGTTTAATAAATTTAAATATATAAAAGTAAAATCATTTTTTAAAACTTTGTGGAGGCGTTTTTTAGAGGCATTAGAAAGAATAACGACTTTGAAAATAAGAGATAATTTAGTTAAAAGGTTTTTAATTTGTTCATCTAAAATATCTTTGTTGCATTCAATTAAAGTATTGTCTAGATCAAAAATTAACGCTTTAATGCCTTGTTTTTGAAACAACTCAAAAGGAATTTGCAAGACACAAGGAAAATAGTGTTGAGGGATAAAAAGTTTGTTGGGGCAAGTCATTTTATTGGACATCTACAATTTTGACTCTAAAAGTGTTTCCAGTTTCGCCGGTAACAAAAACAACATCTCCTATTTGGTGCCCTTTGATATTTTGTCCTAAAGGAGATTCAATCGAAATTTTGTTGTTAAAAGGATCTGCTTCCAAGGTGCTTACTAATTCAATTTCTTGTTGTTGTTTGGTGTGTAAAAGCTCCAAAGATACTTTTTTGCCAATACTTACTTCTCTTTCTTTGGAAACTTTAACTACGCGGACATTTTTTAAAATATTTTGGATTTCTGAGATGCGATGTTCTATTAAAGCTTGTTCGTTTCTAGCAGCATCATAATCAGCGTTTTCGGATAAATCTCCTTGTTCGCGCGCTTCTTTTAAAGCTTCTAAATTTTCTTTTCTTTTAACTTCTTTTAAAAAAGTTAATTCTTTTTTTAATTTTTCTATTCCTGATTGGGTAAGTTCATAAATTTTATTATTCATAAATAAAAGACCTTCTTTTTTTATTTTTTGATGGTTTTTCAAAATTCCTAAATTATTTTTTGAGATAAGAAATAATCAACCCATCACCTACATCTTGAAAAGTGGTGCAAAAATCTGGGTGATTTGTTAAAAAAGTTTTAAAATTATGCATTTTTTTGAAAATTCCTTGATTATTTTTAGTCGTTTTGGCTTTTTTAAAACAACTTAAATTAAGGTTATCAAAAACGATAATGCCTTGTTTTTTGAGTAAAGGAGCATATTTGCAAAATAACTTTTGATATTGGGCTTTGGCAGCATCAATAAAAATTAAATCATATTTTTTTAAATTGCAAGTAGGATAAATTAACGCCTCTTGCCAAATGACATTTATGTGATAGGGAGTTTCTTTTAAAAAGTTTTTAGCTAAATTATAATTTATAAAATCTCTTTCTAAAGTATCAATTTTAGTGCTA contains these protein-coding regions:
- a CDS encoding dihydrofolate reductase, giving the protein MINLITAFDGNYLIGKDNKLPWHYSQDLQYFKKITLNQNVLMGYETYKSLKNYFKNKPFNFKKTYVASLKHDLELPNCTVVSDLQSFMASDAAQDIFIIGGGKIYQQTLPWVTTLYITHILQRHQGNVFFPKIDLSQYQLIQKEIHPQLIFAIYQKKLDTPKC
- a CDS encoding lysophospholipid acyltransferase family protein, which gives rise to MLTFIFVVVWLTFVFLQTSKTMLVDFSFCYKLPVNLILGLLLAFLITFIILVFCLVLMTFSPPNHYFKGFVSRSLSRFVNRFLRIKVVVQNPHLIPSKENVVIYANHKSYTDPFVITSVIPRTLSFAPKQNFNCFFGTAWFLKLAFLSLDCMVISRDDIRKTAQNLIKAVPKVKNGMAMVVFPEGGIKDRNNEQAMPLLGGAFKIACKSKSSILPLTIKGASQIKNNRFWQKKVVEIIIHPPLKYDHYCNTNMHQVAIDVQNIINSSFN
- a CDS encoding OsmC family protein, producing the protein MIIFKTTAYFNPHLDDLCFFEEKEGITKKLVSALEPSNKQSGPVDLFCLSWAICFYKTSKKILAEQDYTNKDLKVKVTLEMQKDDKGFYFKPTAILGIQDMTLEQTEIIADATHKRCPISRLISADENVSVKVSNYNELITE
- a CDS encoding super-infection exclusion protein B; this encodes MFESIFFKFIFIVFICLLVIFIMNYFYRKNVKNKIINYLLSCSNLEQEILKSFLQNPHKTFPLTKDANITKNLLQLNIIFLKEIVSDAKYNNYVFNPLIKKIIHKNKDLKKIYHE
- a CDS encoding YneF family protein; protein product: MNNIWLYVNPIIGFLLGGVLGAFLMFHWFKKHLQQNPPISEKQIKEMFRQMGRTPSEKQIRQIMNSMKQGK
- the rsmD gene encoding 16S rRNA (guanine(966)-N(2))-methyltransferase RsmD, translating into MTKTTIIIGGKFKGHKIKLVPSPQTKATSSLVKESIFNTLGASFQNKIFLDLFAGNGSYGFEALSRDAKQAYFVDASLKAFQTLKENHQKLKLDLEQSIIFYGHFIQALKKFQKANLIFDFIILDPPYFKDFYLPAFEYLDKLTHQNSIIICELHRKIVLPTQIKEFVLQKEKQYGNKKIQFYQKI
- the yqeK gene encoding bis(5'-nucleosyl)-tetraphosphatase (symmetrical) YqeK, producing the protein MLLHKIRQAVETKLKNYPLLLEHTIRVYRTATKMARHYNKPLLPIQIAALFHDYTKNDTLEQQKPYLTQANIQKYSKTPAIFHALSAANILKKEFGITNVTILNAIKKHVWGDKKMNYCDKIVLLSDKLEPQRNFSQIKYFQKLAYFNLNQAIYELLKSNFDYFSQKGSPLPYNYQEILSSLKNSIKRKIFS
- a CDS encoding YqeG family HAD IIIA-type phosphatase, giving the protein MSNKMTCPNKLFIPQHYFPCVLQIPFELFQKQGIKALIFDLDNTLIECNKDILDEQIKNLLTKLSLIFKVVILSNASKKRLHKVLKNDFTFIYLNLLNKKPSPTAFQKACQLLKLETTQMLMIGDQLQTDIKGANQAGFCSLLVKPLNRFQESAFTKFNRFYREKKFLTNLKKQDYHLWKKKFQDFEEK
- the greA gene encoding transcription elongation factor GreA; its protein translation is MNNKIYELTQSGIEKLKKELTFLKEVKRKENLEALKEAREQGDLSENADYDAARNEQALIEHRISEIQNILKNVRVVKVSKEREVSIGKKVSLELLHTKQQQEIELVSTLEADPFNNKISIESPLGQNIKGHQIGDVVFVTGETGNTFRVKIVDVQ
- a CDS encoding O-methyltransferase; the protein is MFDFNKEKNLQKLKKYAQENKIPIIQDQGLALLLDVISQNKITNILEIGTAIGYSALAMSSLSTKIDTLERDFINYNLAKNFLKETPYHINVIWQEALIYPTCNLKKYDLIFIDAAKAQYQKLFCKYAPLLKKQGIIVFDNLNLSCFKKAKTTKNNQGIFKKMHNFKTFLTNHPDFCTTFQDVGDGLIISYLKK